One Gammaproteobacteria bacterium genomic region harbors:
- a CDS encoding acetyl-CoA carboxylase biotin carboxylase subunit: MIKKVLIANRGEIAVRIVRACSEMGIKSVAIYAEPDRHALHVKKADEAYNIGPDSVAGYLNVHRIVNLAVATGCDALHPGYGFLSENQELAKACERRGIKFIGPSAEIIHRMGDKTEARRAMKSAGVPVIPGTEDNLRSLDDAVALASQIGYPVMLKATSGGGGRGIRRCDTEADLRKNYDRVISEATKAFGVADVFMEKCIVNPKHIEVQILADSHGNVIHLFERDCSVQRRHQKLIEIAPSPQLSEAQRQLVGEYGVKAASFVGYENAGTVEFLLDHTGQFYFMEMNTRVQVEHTVTEQITGIDIVQEQIRIASGLPLQYKQSEVQKRGFAMEFRINAEDPKNDFLPSFGRITRYFAPGGPGIRTDSAIYSGYVIPPYYDSMCVKLTVWALTWEALLRRAERALDDITVNGVKTTIPYQKQILKTEEFRSGIVNTGFVEAHPELSNYSTRRPPRELAGAIAAAIAAHMRL, encoded by the coding sequence TTGATCAAGAAAGTCCTGATTGCCAACCGAGGTGAAATCGCTGTACGTATTGTGCGGGCCTGCTCCGAAATGGGCATCAAATCGGTCGCCATTTATGCCGAGCCTGACCGCCATGCCCTCCACGTAAAAAAGGCCGACGAAGCCTATAATATTGGTCCTGACTCCGTCGCCGGCTATCTGAATGTTCACCGGATTGTTAACCTGGCAGTCGCCACTGGCTGCGATGCACTCCATCCGGGCTACGGTTTCCTCTCTGAAAACCAGGAACTGGCCAAAGCCTGCGAACGCCGCGGCATCAAATTCATCGGCCCCTCTGCAGAAATCATTCACCGCATGGGCGACAAAACCGAAGCACGCCGCGCCATGAAGTCTGCGGGCGTCCCGGTCATCCCCGGCACCGAAGATAATCTGCGCAGCCTGGACGACGCCGTCGCACTGGCCAGCCAGATTGGCTACCCTGTCATGCTCAAAGCCACTTCAGGCGGTGGAGGACGCGGCATTCGTCGTTGCGACACCGAAGCCGATCTGCGCAAAAACTACGACCGAGTTATTTCCGAAGCCACCAAAGCCTTCGGCGTCGCCGATGTGTTCATGGAAAAATGCATCGTCAACCCCAAGCACATCGAAGTCCAGATTTTGGCCGACAGCCATGGCAACGTGATTCACCTGTTTGAACGCGACTGCTCGGTACAACGCCGCCATCAAAAGTTGATCGAAATTGCCCCCTCACCACAATTGAGTGAAGCTCAACGCCAACTGGTGGGGGAATACGGCGTCAAGGCCGCCAGCTTTGTTGGTTACGAGAATGCCGGCACGGTCGAATTCCTGCTCGACCACACCGGCCAGTTTTACTTCATGGAAATGAACACGCGTGTGCAGGTGGAACACACCGTCACCGAACAAATCACCGGCATCGATATTGTGCAGGAGCAAATTCGCATTGCCTCGGGCCTGCCGCTGCAATACAAACAGTCTGAGGTGCAAAAACGCGGTTTTGCCATGGAGTTTCGCATCAACGCCGAAGACCCCAAAAACGATTTTCTTCCCAGCTTTGGTCGCATTACCCGCTACTTCGCGCCAGGCGGACCAGGCATTCGCACCGACAGCGCCATTTACAGCGGTTACGTCATTCCACCCTACTACGATTCCATGTGTGTCAAACTCACCGTTTGGGCACTGACGTGGGAGGCATTGCTGCGCAGGGCTGAACGCGCACTCGATGACATCACAGTCAACGGCGTAAAAACCACGATTCCGTACCAAAAACAAATACTCAAAACCGAGGAATTCCGCTCCGGGATCGTCAATACCGGCTTTGTTGAGGCTCACCCGGAGCTTTCCAACTACTCAACCCGTCGTCCGCCGCGCGAATTGGCCGGCGCTATTGCTGCGGCCATCGCCGCTCACATGCGACTTTAG
- a CDS encoding YceD family protein has translation MNFNHFFDSGALRSYHCAPMPGQLPERVDPVLLANRQVTGSKRYKLSQMHRLSDNLYGELGEVEARFSFFMEGRRPTVAGELKGGLPLQCQCCMQRFVVPVDHQFKLAVVAGLQEAEELPEDIDPLLLNEDSLILAELVEDELLLLLPFVPLHPEGLCTTDVVPVSEEEEVHEVEQKRNPFAVLADLKRNGKN, from the coding sequence GTGAATTTTAACCATTTTTTTGACAGCGGGGCTTTGCGCAGCTATCATTGCGCCCCAATGCCCGGTCAACTGCCAGAACGCGTCGATCCCGTGCTGCTTGCCAATAGACAAGTCACAGGGTCTAAACGCTACAAACTTAGTCAAATGCACCGCCTTTCGGACAACCTGTACGGGGAGTTAGGGGAGGTTGAGGCGCGTTTTTCCTTTTTTATGGAAGGACGACGTCCGACGGTTGCAGGCGAACTGAAAGGTGGGTTGCCCTTGCAATGTCAGTGTTGCATGCAACGCTTTGTGGTTCCGGTGGATCACCAGTTCAAACTGGCGGTGGTGGCGGGGCTGCAAGAGGCAGAGGAATTGCCAGAAGACATTGACCCGCTGTTACTGAACGAGGATAGCCTCATTCTGGCAGAGCTGGTTGAAGATGAATTATTGCTGTTGCTGCCCTTCGTGCCTTTGCACCCGGAAGGCTTGTGTACAACGGATGTTGTGCCGGTTTCCGAGGAAGAAGAAGTGCACGAGGTTGAGCAGAAGCGGAACCCGTTTGCGGTGTTGGCAGACCTGAAACGCAACGGGAAAAACTGA
- the rpmF gene encoding 50S ribosomal protein L32: MAVQKSRKSRSARGMRRAHDALSTPAVSVDSKTGETHIRHHITPDGFYRGRRVIEPKETFVEDQE; encoded by the coding sequence ATGGCTGTTCAAAAGAGTCGTAAAAGTCGTTCTGCGCGCGGTATGCGCCGTGCCCACGATGCACTGTCTACCCCAGCGGTTTCTGTAGATAGCAAAACTGGTGAGACTCACATTCGTCACCACATTACCCCAGATGGTTTCTACCGTGGTCGTCGCGTGATCGAGCCCAAGGAAACTTTCGTAGAAGATCAAGAGTAA
- the plsX gene encoding phosphate acyltransferase PlsX has protein sequence MASTISLDAMGGDHGVSVVVPAALTALKQNPSLKLILVGDQAAITSVLREHGADVNGRLSIHHASQVVGMDEAPSSALRSKKDSSMRVAIDLVKEGRADACVSAGNTGALMATARFVLKTLPGIDRPAIISALPTMRGQCHMLDLGANIDSSPEHLFQFAVMGSVLTSAVCNIEKPTVGLLNIGEEEIKGGEIIKQAAKMLQASELNYYGFVEGDDIYKGTVDVVVADGFVGNVALKTSEGVARMIIQFLKQEFKGSVLGKMAGLIARPVFKSFGRRIDPGRYNGASLVGLRGIVVKSHGSADTSSFANAINVAVKEVDYNVPARIERELQTMLVERRAV, from the coding sequence TTGGCTTCGACAATTTCCCTGGATGCCATGGGGGGAGATCACGGTGTATCCGTGGTCGTCCCCGCCGCGCTAACGGCATTAAAGCAAAACCCGTCCCTCAAATTGATTTTGGTTGGTGATCAGGCCGCCATTACGTCCGTCTTGCGCGAGCATGGTGCGGATGTGAATGGGCGCTTGAGCATTCATCATGCCTCCCAGGTGGTTGGTATGGATGAAGCGCCTTCATCAGCCCTGCGTTCCAAAAAAGATTCTTCCATGCGCGTTGCCATCGACCTGGTAAAAGAAGGTCGGGCGGATGCGTGTGTGAGCGCCGGTAACACCGGTGCGTTGATGGCTACCGCGCGTTTTGTACTCAAAACCCTGCCGGGTATCGACCGGCCCGCGATTATTTCCGCGTTGCCGACCATGCGTGGTCAGTGTCATATGCTGGATTTGGGTGCCAATATTGATTCGTCACCGGAGCATCTGTTCCAGTTTGCGGTCATGGGTTCGGTGTTGACCTCGGCGGTGTGCAATATTGAAAAGCCGACCGTTGGCTTGCTCAATATCGGCGAAGAGGAAATCAAGGGTGGTGAGATCATCAAGCAGGCAGCCAAAATGCTGCAGGCCAGCGAGCTGAATTATTACGGCTTCGTGGAAGGTGATGATATTTACAAAGGTACCGTTGATGTTGTGGTTGCCGATGGTTTTGTGGGTAACGTCGCACTGAAAACCAGTGAAGGCGTGGCGCGCATGATCATTCAATTCCTCAAGCAGGAATTCAAAGGCAGCGTACTGGGCAAAATGGCGGGCTTGATCGCCAGACCCGTATTCAAATCCTTTGGTCGTCGCATTGATCCCGGTCGCTACAACGGCGCTAGTTTGGTTGGTTTGCGTGGTATCGTGGTTAAAAGTCACGGCAGCGCAGATACCAGTTCATTTGCCAACGCGATTAACGTTGCAGTGAAAGAAGTGGACTACAATGTTCCCGCGCGTATTGAGCGCGAGCTACAAACCATGTTGGTGGAAAGGCGGGCGGTTTGA
- a CDS encoding ketoacyl-ACP synthase III → MKYSRIIGTGSYLPEKIVTNHDLEKMVDTSDEWIVERTGISQRHVAADGQTTCDLAFAAAQRAIVAAGIDKNDIDLIVVATTTADRVFPSTACLLQDKLDIHGCPAFDIQAVCSGFVYAVSVVDQFIRTGAAKTALVVGAETLSRILDWNDRTTCVLFGDGAGAVVIQASDQPGILSTHIHADGQYKELLTTNGGISENAQALMSGEIAIQMKGNEVFKTAVNTLGDIVDETLAANGMEKSDIDWLVPHQANIRIIAATAKKLKMPMERVVTTVATHGNTSAASIPLALDVAVRDGRIQRGETVLMEAFGGGFTWGSVLMKF, encoded by the coding sequence TTGAAATATTCACGCATCATTGGTACGGGCAGTTATCTGCCAGAAAAAATTGTCACCAACCATGATCTGGAAAAGATGGTGGACACCAGTGATGAATGGATTGTCGAGCGCACGGGTATTTCTCAGCGCCACGTTGCTGCCGATGGGCAAACAACGTGTGATCTGGCATTTGCTGCTGCGCAGCGCGCCATTGTGGCTGCGGGTATCGACAAGAATGATATTGACCTGATTGTTGTTGCGACAACAACGGCAGACCGCGTATTTCCCAGTACTGCCTGTTTGCTGCAAGACAAATTGGACATCCACGGATGTCCTGCATTTGATATTCAGGCAGTCTGCTCCGGCTTTGTGTATGCCGTGAGTGTGGTTGATCAGTTTATTCGCACGGGCGCAGCCAAAACAGCGCTGGTGGTCGGCGCTGAAACCCTGTCACGCATTCTGGATTGGAATGATCGCACTACTTGCGTTTTGTTCGGTGACGGTGCGGGCGCAGTGGTGATTCAGGCTAGCGATCAACCGGGTATTTTGTCGACCCATATTCATGCCGATGGCCAGTACAAAGAACTGCTGACAACCAATGGCGGCATTTCTGAAAACGCGCAGGCGCTGATGAGTGGTGAAATTGCCATTCAGATGAAGGGCAACGAAGTTTTCAAAACTGCGGTGAACACGCTGGGCGACATCGTCGACGAGACGCTGGCTGCCAACGGCATGGAAAAATCGGACATCGATTGGTTGGTGCCGCACCAGGCCAATATTCGCATCATTGCTGCGACGGCCAAGAAATTAAAAATGCCGATGGAGCGCGTGGTAACCACGGTGGCGACGCACGGTAATACCTCGGCGGCCTCTATTCCTCTGGCGCTGGATGTCGCAGTTCGCGACGGCCGTATCCAGCGTGGTGAAACGGTCCTCATGGAAGCCTTCGGTGGAGGCTTTACCTGGGGTTCGGTGTTGATGAAATTCTAA
- the fabD gene encoding ACP S-malonyltransferase → MTTAFVFPGQGSQSLGMMADLAAQFPVVTDTFAQASEALGYDLWNLVQNGPEEKLNETDKTQPAMLAAGVAAWRVWQEKGGAMPAFLAGHSLGEYTALVAGGAIAFADAVSLVADRGRFMQEAVPAGTGAMAAILGLEDAQVAEVCDAASQGEVLQPVNFNSPGQVVIAGTATAVQRAVPVATEKGAKRAIILPVSVPSHCDLMRPAAERLAVRLAGISIQAPSIPVLHNADVAAYSDADKIRDALVRQLYSPVRWVETVQWFEAKGVTTIVECGPGKVLAGLNKRIVRTMSAFPVLDVDSLNKALAG, encoded by the coding sequence ATGACGACTGCGTTTGTTTTTCCCGGTCAAGGGTCTCAATCGCTGGGCATGATGGCCGATTTGGCCGCCCAGTTTCCCGTAGTTACCGATACGTTTGCTCAGGCCTCTGAGGCACTGGGATACGATCTGTGGAATTTGGTTCAGAACGGTCCAGAAGAAAAGCTGAACGAGACCGACAAAACTCAGCCTGCCATGTTGGCAGCGGGCGTGGCGGCTTGGCGCGTGTGGCAGGAAAAGGGTGGAGCGATGCCCGCTTTCCTGGCCGGACACAGCTTGGGTGAGTACACTGCGCTGGTTGCCGGTGGCGCCATCGCGTTTGCAGATGCGGTGTCACTGGTGGCTGATCGCGGACGCTTTATGCAGGAAGCCGTGCCTGCGGGTACTGGCGCGATGGCCGCGATTCTGGGACTGGAAGATGCTCAGGTGGCTGAAGTGTGTGATGCGGCTTCGCAGGGCGAAGTGTTGCAGCCAGTGAATTTTAACAGCCCCGGTCAGGTGGTGATTGCCGGTACCGCTACGGCGGTGCAGCGTGCTGTGCCGGTGGCGACAGAAAAAGGCGCCAAGCGCGCAATTATTTTGCCTGTGAGCGTGCCTTCTCATTGCGATTTGATGCGCCCAGCCGCTGAGCGTTTGGCGGTGCGTCTGGCGGGCATTTCGATTCAGGCACCAAGCATTCCTGTGCTGCATAATGCAGACGTGGCAGCCTATAGTGATGCCGACAAAATTCGCGACGCGTTGGTGCGTCAGTTGTACAGCCCGGTGCGTTGGGTGGAAACTGTCCAGTGGTTTGAAGCCAAAGGCGTGACCACGATTGTTGAGTGTGGCCCAGGCAAGGTGTTGGCTGGCTTGAATAAACGCATTGTGCGTACAATGTCAGCCTTTCCCGTGTTGGATGTAGACAGTTTAAACAAGGCTCTGGCCGGTTAA
- the fabG gene encoding 3-oxoacyl-ACP reductase FabG, with amino-acid sequence MSLDNQVVLVTGATRGIGRAIALALGEQGAVVIGTATSESGAETISNTLNEKGVKGKGLVLDVSSSESVDATMKAIASEFGTPTILVNNAGITRDNLMMRMSDDEWDSVINTNLSSVFRLSKACLRGMMKARHGRIISIASVVGAMGNPGQANYAAAKAGIMGFSKALAREVASRNITVNVIAPGFIETDMTAVLPEAQKETLKAQIPLGCLGTPEDIAAAVVYLASPSGRYITGQTLHVNGGMHMS; translated from the coding sequence TTGAGTTTAGATAATCAAGTTGTACTGGTGACTGGCGCGACGCGCGGCATCGGTCGCGCGATTGCGCTGGCGTTGGGCGAGCAGGGGGCCGTGGTTATCGGCACTGCTACCAGCGAATCAGGGGCAGAGACCATTTCCAACACACTGAATGAAAAAGGTGTTAAAGGAAAAGGTTTGGTATTGGACGTGTCCAGCAGTGAATCGGTGGATGCGACAATGAAGGCGATTGCCAGTGAGTTCGGTACGCCGACGATTCTGGTGAACAATGCAGGTATTACGCGCGACAATTTGATGATGCGCATGTCCGATGATGAATGGGACTCGGTCATCAACACCAATTTGTCGTCTGTATTTCGCCTGTCCAAAGCCTGCTTGCGGGGCATGATGAAGGCGCGTCACGGGCGTATTATTTCGATCGCCTCGGTGGTTGGTGCAATGGGTAATCCCGGTCAGGCCAACTATGCGGCGGCCAAGGCGGGTATCATGGGCTTTAGCAAGGCGTTGGCGCGCGAAGTGGCGTCACGCAATATTACAGTCAACGTGATCGCGCCCGGTTTTATTGAAACTGATATGACCGCTGTTTTGCCTGAGGCGCAGAAAGAAACGCTGAAGGCTCAGATTCCATTGGGATGCCTGGGGACACCCGAAGACATCGCGGCAGCGGTGGTCTATTTGGCATCGCCCAGCGGACGTTACATTACCGGCCAGACACTGCATGTGAATGGCGGGATGCACATGAGCTAA
- the acpP gene encoding acyl carrier protein, with translation MSSIEERVKKIVVEQLGVKEEEVSNEASFVDDLGADSLDTVELVMALEEEFETEIPDEEAEKITTVQQAIDYINSSKG, from the coding sequence ATGAGCAGCATCGAAGAACGCGTAAAGAAGATCGTTGTTGAGCAATTGGGCGTTAAAGAAGAAGAAGTTAGCAACGAAGCTTCTTTCGTAGATGACCTGGGTGCCGATTCTCTGGACACGGTTGAGCTGGTAATGGCTCTGGAAGAAGAATTCGAAACTGAAATTCCTGACGAAGAAGCTGAGAAAATCACCACTGTTCAGCAGGCGATTGACTACATCAACTCCAGCAAGGGCTAA
- the fabF gene encoding beta-ketoacyl-ACP synthase II: MAGRRVVITGLGAVSPLGLNVADTWAGILAGKSGIRPLEHFDTTDFSVRFGGSVWGFDASTIMSPKEARKMDVFIHYGIAAAQEAMADSGIEVTEENAERIGVAIGSGIGGLTGIEAGRVAFDKGGPRKISPFFVPSNIINMISGNFSTMNGLKGPNFAIVTACTTGTHNIGEAARIIKYGDADVMIAGGAEMATSPTGLGGFAAARALSTRNEDPQAASRPWDKDRDGFVLSDGAGVVVLEEYEHAKARGAKIYAEVIGYGMSADAYHMTLPPPGGEGAMRCMRNALRDAKINPDQISYINAHGTSTPAGDVAETQAVKSVMGAAAKKVAVSSTKSMTGHMLGAAGGIEAVFSALAIRDQVAPPTINLDNPDPECDLDYVPHTARQMNVDIVVSNSFGFGGTNGTIVLRKV, from the coding sequence TTGGCTGGAAGACGCGTAGTAATCACAGGTCTGGGGGCGGTATCGCCACTGGGTTTGAATGTCGCTGACACCTGGGCGGGTATTCTCGCGGGTAAGAGCGGGATTCGTCCATTGGAGCATTTCGATACCACGGATTTTTCCGTGCGCTTTGGTGGTTCCGTATGGGGCTTTGATGCATCGACCATTATGTCGCCCAAAGAGGCGCGTAAAATGGACGTGTTCATCCATTACGGCATCGCAGCGGCTCAGGAAGCAATGGCTGATTCAGGCATTGAAGTGACTGAGGAAAATGCCGAGCGCATCGGTGTGGCGATTGGTTCTGGTATCGGTGGTCTGACTGGTATTGAAGCCGGTCGCGTGGCCTTTGATAAAGGCGGTCCACGTAAGATTTCCCCGTTCTTCGTTCCAAGTAACATCATCAACATGATTTCGGGCAACTTCTCAACCATGAATGGTTTGAAAGGCCCCAATTTTGCCATCGTTACTGCCTGTACCACGGGTACGCATAACATTGGCGAAGCGGCGCGTATCATTAAGTACGGCGATGCCGATGTGATGATTGCCGGTGGTGCGGAAATGGCAACCAGTCCGACCGGTCTGGGTGGCTTTGCTGCGGCACGTGCGCTGTCTACGCGTAACGAAGATCCGCAGGCAGCCAGTCGTCCTTGGGATAAAGACCGTGATGGTTTCGTGCTGAGTGATGGTGCCGGTGTTGTTGTGCTGGAAGAATACGAACACGCCAAAGCGCGCGGTGCGAAAATCTACGCTGAAGTTATCGGTTACGGCATGAGTGCGGATGCATATCACATGACTCTGCCACCTCCCGGTGGTGAAGGCGCGATGCGCTGCATGCGCAATGCGTTGCGTGATGCCAAGATCAATCCTGATCAAATCAGCTACATCAACGCGCACGGTACTTCTACGCCTGCCGGCGACGTGGCTGAGACTCAGGCGGTGAAATCAGTGATGGGTGCAGCAGCGAAGAAAGTGGCTGTCAGCTCTACCAAGTCCATGACAGGTCACATGTTGGGTGCTGCGGGCGGTATCGAAGCCGTGTTCAGCGCGCTGGCGATTCGCGATCAGGTTGCTCCACCGACCATCAATTTGGACAATCCCGATCCTGAATGTGATCTGGACTACGTGCCGCACACGGCGCGTCAGATGAATGTGGATATCGTTGTTTCCAACTCCTTCGGTTTTGGTGGCACCAACGGTACTATCGTTCTGCGTAAAGTCTAA
- a CDS encoding aminodeoxychorismate synthase component I, which translates to MNVKRFTQKIPGSFDLLSLHEFRPERYPYLLESVAKGTVNSRYDILFAFPGSSLVLNDFLGHQGHIPMRLKGNDFLKNLDFWMQLEPKIKEEVPDLPFHGGWFVYLSYEVAAQVEPSLKLPMLPRSLPVAFATRCPAAVIQDHHEQCLYLVAEGEEDFRLQAMIDDVALLQQTSAKENRSVKIKNLEEENPQRYIDAVKSVHDYILAGDVFQANVSRLWQAELDGRYRPSELYRRLRLSNPAPFAGLARWQQASIISSSPERLLRVKGRTAQTRPIAGTRPRTRDEHGQFSSQRDQAAIDELIHHPKERAEHVMLIDLERNDLGRVCVPGTVQVDEFMVLESYEHVHHIVSNVRGELRDDVSAGDALRAVFPGGTITGCPKVRCMEIIAELEQKPREAYTGSMGYVNLNGDMDLNILIRTLIQDGNQVQFRAGAGLVMDSIAENEVDETVAKARGMLMALMG; encoded by the coding sequence ATGAACGTCAAACGTTTCACCCAGAAAATTCCCGGATCTTTCGATCTCTTATCCCTGCACGAATTTCGTCCTGAGCGTTACCCTTATCTGTTGGAAAGCGTTGCCAAGGGGACGGTCAATTCCCGTTACGATATTTTGTTTGCCTTCCCCGGCTCATCATTGGTGTTGAATGACTTTTTGGGACACCAAGGTCATATTCCGATGCGTCTGAAGGGCAATGATTTTCTAAAAAATCTCGATTTCTGGATGCAGCTGGAACCAAAGATCAAGGAAGAAGTTCCCGATCTGCCGTTTCACGGCGGCTGGTTTGTTTATCTTTCCTACGAGGTGGCTGCGCAGGTGGAGCCATCGCTGAAGCTACCGATGTTGCCGCGCAGTTTGCCGGTGGCGTTTGCAACACGCTGTCCTGCGGCAGTGATTCAGGATCATCACGAGCAGTGTCTGTATCTGGTTGCTGAAGGGGAAGAAGATTTTCGTTTGCAGGCGATGATTGACGATGTTGCGTTGTTACAGCAAACATCTGCCAAAGAAAATAGATCCGTTAAAATCAAAAATCTCGAAGAAGAAAATCCGCAGCGATATATCGATGCTGTGAAGTCGGTACACGACTATATTCTTGCGGGCGATGTTTTTCAGGCAAACGTTTCGCGTCTGTGGCAGGCGGAACTGGATGGGCGATATCGGCCCAGTGAATTGTATCGGCGACTGCGTCTTTCCAATCCTGCCCCGTTTGCCGGATTGGCCCGATGGCAACAGGCCAGCATTATCAGTTCTTCGCCTGAGCGCTTGTTGCGCGTGAAAGGACGGACGGCGCAGACCCGTCCCATTGCTGGCACACGGCCACGTACTCGCGATGAGCATGGGCAGTTTTCGTCGCAGCGGGATCAGGCAGCGATTGATGAATTAATCCATCATCCCAAAGAGCGCGCAGAGCATGTGATGTTGATCGATCTGGAGCGTAATGATCTGGGGCGCGTGTGTGTCCCGGGCACGGTGCAGGTGGATGAGTTTATGGTGCTGGAATCTTATGAGCATGTGCACCATATTGTTTCAAATGTGCGAGGCGAATTGCGGGACGATGTCAGTGCCGGTGACGCGCTTCGAGCAGTGTTTCCTGGGGGAACGATTACCGGTTGCCCCAAGGTTCGCTGCATGGAGATTATTGCAGAGCTGGAACAGAAACCGCGCGAGGCCTATACGGGCTCTATGGGATATGTGAATTTAAACGGTGATATGGATTTGAATATACTGATTCGGACGTTGATCCAGGATGGCAACCAGGTTCAGTTTCGTGCAGGTGCGGGGTTGGTGATGGATTCCATCGCTGAAAATGAAGTGGACGAGACTGTGGCAAAGGCTCGCGGTATGTTAATGGCGCTCATGGGATGA
- the pabC gene encoding aminodeoxychorismate lyase yields MTTKTLINGDWSETVSYSDRGLNYGDGLFETIAVRHGKPVQWEQHWRRLQQSCERMRFPVLDEAQWLADIAQLCAGQDTGVIKLIVTRGPAMRGYRLPEPVNLTRIVSFSVMPDYPESYWQQGVKLHLCEMRLGRNAHLAGMKHLNRLEHVLARAEWSDDNIVEGLLLDSEGYVIEGVISNIFWVKDQQLFTPDLSQCGVVGVMRETVIQLAQEMDISLNCGQYILRDLYAADEVFLTNSLVGIWPVRALGGSRFDTSEQAMPVTRKLQQEIQRRFFV; encoded by the coding sequence ATGACAACAAAAACACTGATCAACGGTGATTGGAGTGAGACGGTTTCTTACTCGGATCGAGGTTTGAACTACGGTGATGGCCTGTTTGAAACCATTGCCGTTCGTCATGGTAAACCGGTGCAATGGGAACAGCATTGGCGGCGGTTGCAGCAAAGCTGCGAACGGATGCGCTTTCCTGTGTTGGATGAAGCGCAATGGCTGGCGGACATTGCGCAACTGTGCGCCGGGCAGGATACGGGTGTCATTAAATTGATTGTGACGCGCGGTCCGGCGATGCGTGGTTATCGTTTGCCAGAACCGGTTAATTTGACGCGCATTGTTTCGTTTTCGGTGATGCCGGATTATCCCGAGAGCTACTGGCAGCAGGGGGTGAAATTGCATTTGTGCGAAATGCGTCTGGGCAGAAATGCGCATCTTGCCGGTATGAAGCACCTCAATCGCCTCGAGCATGTATTGGCGCGCGCCGAATGGTCTGATGACAATATTGTTGAAGGTTTGCTGCTCGATAGTGAAGGCTATGTTATCGAGGGCGTGATTAGTAATATTTTTTGGGTGAAAGATCAGCAGTTGTTCACGCCGGATTTGTCACAGTGCGGTGTGGTTGGGGTGATGCGCGAAACGGTGATTCAGTTGGCGCAGGAAATGGACATTTCACTGAACTGCGGGCAGTATATCCTCAGAGATCTGTACGCTGCTGATGAGGTTTTCTTGACCAATAGTTTGGTAGGCATCTGGCCTGTGCGGGCATTGGGTGGTTCGCGGTTTGATACCAGTGAACAAGCCATGCCAGTGACACGGAAATTACAACAAGAAATACAACGACGATTTTTTGTTTGA
- the mltG gene encoding endolytic transglycosylase MltG, which produces MKTLFYKLLGVGIVAFSLYAGWMWMSVDNFATTPVDTGEGNAEFTVPSGAGLNRVAHLLEEEGIISSAKWLRWLARMDGMGAKIHAGEYEIPKGTTARELLQLIASGKVKQYSLTIIEGWTFRQMMQVVNAHPKLRHTLVGKTDAQIMADLGYAGQHPEGRFLPDTYFFPAGMSDVQFLQRAYGQLEQVLQRAWAERDPGLPLKSAYDALILASIVEKETAVASERGQISGVFVRRLQIRMRLQTDPTVIYGMGELYDGNVRRADLLRDTPYNTYTRYGLPPTPIALPSAAAIMAAVHPEPGQELYFVAKGDGSHHFSATIAEHNRAVRQYQLKRASGYRSTPDKGK; this is translated from the coding sequence ATGAAAACGCTGTTTTATAAATTGCTGGGAGTGGGCATCGTTGCATTCAGTTTGTACGCAGGCTGGATGTGGATGAGTGTGGATAATTTTGCGACTACGCCAGTGGATACGGGCGAGGGTAATGCCGAGTTTACTGTTCCCAGTGGCGCGGGCTTGAATCGTGTTGCGCACTTGCTTGAAGAGGAAGGTATCATTTCTTCTGCCAAGTGGTTGCGCTGGCTGGCACGCATGGATGGTATGGGGGCAAAAATTCATGCTGGTGAGTATGAAATTCCCAAAGGAACCACTGCGCGCGAATTGTTGCAGTTGATTGCTAGCGGCAAAGTAAAACAGTATAGCCTGACGATTATTGAAGGCTGGACCTTTCGTCAGATGATGCAAGTGGTTAATGCGCATCCAAAGTTGCGTCACACCTTGGTCGGAAAAACGGACGCACAAATTATGGCTGACCTGGGTTATGCGGGACAGCATCCTGAAGGTCGATTCTTGCCGGACACGTATTTTTTTCCGGCAGGCATGAGCGATGTGCAATTTTTACAACGTGCCTATGGGCAGTTAGAGCAGGTGCTGCAACGGGCGTGGGCAGAGCGTGATCCGGGCTTGCCGCTCAAGAGTGCATATGACGCACTGATCCTGGCGTCGATTGTGGAAAAAGAAACTGCTGTTGCCAGTGAGCGCGGACAGATTTCCGGCGTGTTTGTGCGTCGTTTGCAAATTCGGATGCGATTGCAGACCGACCCAACGGTGATTTATGGCATGGGTGAACTGTATGATGGCAATGTGCGCCGTGCAGATTTGCTGCGTGATACGCCCTACAACACTTACACTCGCTACGGTTTACCGCCAACGCCAATCGCGTTGCCCAGTGCTGCTGCGATTATGGCTGCGGTGCATCCTGAACCCGGCCAGGAGCTTTATTTTGTGGCCAAGGGTGATGGTAGTCATCATTTCTCTGCGACGATTGCTGAACACAATCGCGCAGTGCGTCAGTATCAGCTCAAGCGCGCCAGCGGCTATCGCAGCACGCCGGACAAGGGCAAGTGA